One Phoenix dactylifera cultivar Barhee BC4 chromosome 14, palm_55x_up_171113_PBpolish2nd_filt_p, whole genome shotgun sequence DNA window includes the following coding sequences:
- the LOC103704789 gene encoding uncharacterized protein LOC103704789, translating to MTISRSPLNSNMQQPRVRTPGWAAFDRKQRAKDGTLPECDADPFPSISNATSSGSAKNLVTNNSTSMRSSSLAVRPYVKCPLPVNNQKSGFLNDNSAARHLDHQITAKNNVNPAVKMLKDVHSWADQNLIKDLLAAVNGDVDQASIILKAMVSPDSNKEKTSCSELSTFISTKDKCWGQSLSIDNKLSDGADAVLISSKGPSTFMNDSTKFSVDSKPANNKLSDGAHEVLISRRLSSVPAEPEWEENDVYLSHRKDAIMMMRAASQHSRAASNAYLRGDHVSARQFSLRARGEWTAAEKLNMKAAEKILHIRNSDNDIWKIDLHGLHASEAVRALKERLHKIESQAIMSCSASSDGLVKLEAGISHSASLETLKGLEKDSHAKKMRALPQQRQTVLHVITGTGNHSRGQASLPTVVRSFLIENGYHFADARPGVIAVRPKFRDK from the exons ATGACCATCTCGAGAAGTCCATTAAATTCAAATATGCAGCAGCCCAGGGTCCGCACTCCTGGTTGGGCTGCCTTTGATCGCAAGCAGCGAGCGAAAGATGGCACCTTGCCTGAATGTGATGCCGATCCTTTCCCATCCATCTCCAATGCAACTTCTTCCGGTTCTGCCAAAAATTTGGTGACAAACAATAGCACAAGTATgaggtcttcttctttggctgtTCGCCCGTATGTAAAATGCCCACTACCTGTGAATAACCAGAAAAGTGGATTTTTAAATGATAATTCTGCTGCGAGGCATCTAGATCATCAAATCACTGCCAAAAATAATGTAAATCCTGCTGTCAAGATGCTGAAAGATGTTCATAGTTGGGCTGATCAAAATTTGATTAAGGACCTATTAGCTGCTGTGAATGGTGATGTGGACCAAGCTTCCATTATTCTCAAAGCAATGGTTTCACCTGACTCGAACAAAGAGAAGACTAGCTGCTCTGAACTGAGCACTTTTATCAGCACTAAAGATAAATGCTGGGGGCAAAGCCTTTCAATAGATAATAAACTGTCAGATGGTGCAGATGCTGTGCTAATATCAAGCAAGGGCCCAAGCACTTTTATGAATGATAGTACTAAATTTTCAGTGGACAGCAAGCCAGCTAACAATAAGCTATCAGATGGTGCACATGAGGTGCTAATTTCAAGGAGATTGTCCTCTGTACCTGCTGAACCTGAGTGGGAAGAAAATGATGTCTACTTAAGTCACCGGAAGGATGCAATAATGATGATGAG GGCGGCATCTCAGCATTCACGGGCTGCGAGTAATGCTTACTTGAGAGGTGACCATGTTTCTGCACGTCAGTTTTCCCTGAGAGCTCGAGGAGAGTGGACGGCTGCTGAAAAGCTGAACATGAAAGCAGCAGAGAAAATCTTACACATTAGGAACAGCGATAATGACATCTGGAAAATAGATTTACATGGCCTGCATGCTTCAGAAGCTGTGAGGGCATTGAAGGAGCGTCTGCATAAAATAGAATCCCAGGCCATTATGAGTTGTTCTGCTTCTTCTGATGGGTTAGTGAAACTGGAGGCTGGAATTTCACACTCAGCATCATTGGAGACTCTTAAAGGCTTGGAAAAGGACTCTCATGCGAAGAAGATGAGGGCATTACCTCAGCAGAGACAAACAGTATTACATGTTATTACAG GGACTGGGAACCATAGTCGAGGACAAGCTTCGCTTCCAACAGTTGTCAGAAGCTTTCTTATTGAAAATGG ATACCATTTTGCTGATGCAAGACCTGGTGTAATTGCTGTTCGCCCCAAGTTTCGCGACAAGTGA
- the LOC103704788 gene encoding NADPH-dependent pterin aldehyde reductase gives MTVVLKGVGAPKTVLITGVSRGLGRALALELAKRGHAIIGFARSQEKIQGLLAELPSDDPAPSSSPSKHLIIQADIRSDTSIKELARLVVETRRVPDIIVNNAGTINKNNKIWEVPAEEFDTVIDTNIKGVANILRHFLPLMIEKKQGIIVNMSSGWGRSAAAEVAPYCASKWAIEGLTRSVAKELPPGVAVVALSPGVINTELLASCFGSSSALYQTPESWAPKAATFILNLTVEDNGASLTV, from the exons atgacggTGGTTCTGAAGGGAGTCGGGGCGCCGAAGACGGTGCTGATAACCGGGGTGAGCCGTGGCCTCGGGAGGGCCCTCGCCCTGGAGCTCGCCAAGCGCGGGCACGCCATCATCGGTTTTGCACGCTCCCAAGAGAAGATCCAGGGCCTCCTGGCTGAGCTGCCATCCGACGACCccgccccctcctcctccccttccaagCACCTCATCATCCAAGCCGACATT AGGTCGGATACCAGCATCAAGGAGTTGGCAAGGCTTGTCGTGGAGACGAGACGGGTGCCCGATATCATAG TAAATAATGCAGGCAcaataaacaaaaataataaaatatgggAAGTACCAGCAGAGGAATTTGATACAGTGATAGATACTAATATTAAGGGTGTTGCAAATATACTCCGGCACTTCCTGCCACTTATGATAGAAAAGAAGCAGGGAATTATTGTTAACATGTCTTCTGGTTGGGGAAGATCAGCAGCTGCAGAG GTGGCACCCTATTGTGCTTCAAAATGGGCAATTGAGGGTCTGACACGGTCTGTTGCAAAAGAGTTGCCTCCTGGTGTGGCAGTTGTTGCACTTTCTCCTGGTGTGATAAACACTGAATTGCTTGCCTCATGCTTTGGGAGTTCTTCTGCCCTATATCAAACACCTGAATCATG GGCCCCAAAGGCAGCTACATTTATACTAAATCTCACAGTGGAAGATAATGGTGCTTCACTCACCGTGTGA